The Streptomyces phaeolivaceus genome has a window encoding:
- a CDS encoding phosphatase, with translation MPIPGTPSRAELVEHLVKTRIAGDVATPRENNLSHYRELANGNRHYWLGLELGDRWTDEQDVLAVMAERVGVNDDPGHRYGQDTIDPDLTVDALERMAARLRKAADGGQRVLFATGHPGGLLQVHNETARALRAAGCEIVVIPDGLQTEEGYVMQFADVAVLEHGATLWHTHSPEPMRAILRGLEGAGRPLPDLVVADHGWAGCAGQLGVDSVGYADSNDPALFLGESEGTLQAVVPLDDHVVSPRHYDPMSAYLLAQAGLEDD, from the coding sequence ATGCCGATACCCGGGACCCCCAGCCGCGCCGAGCTCGTCGAACACCTCGTGAAGACGCGTATCGCGGGCGATGTCGCCACACCGCGCGAGAACAACCTCTCCCACTACCGCGAACTGGCCAACGGCAACCGCCACTACTGGCTCGGCCTGGAGCTCGGGGACCGCTGGACCGACGAGCAGGACGTGCTGGCCGTGATGGCGGAGCGCGTCGGCGTGAACGACGACCCGGGGCACCGCTACGGCCAGGACACCATCGACCCGGATCTGACGGTCGACGCGCTGGAGCGCATGGCGGCCCGGCTGCGCAAGGCGGCCGACGGCGGGCAGCGGGTCCTGTTCGCCACCGGGCACCCCGGCGGGCTGCTCCAGGTGCACAACGAGACCGCGCGGGCGCTGCGCGCGGCCGGCTGCGAGATCGTCGTCATCCCGGACGGCCTCCAGACGGAGGAGGGGTATGTGATGCAGTTCGCGGACGTGGCCGTCCTCGAACACGGCGCCACGCTCTGGCACACCCACTCCCCCGAGCCGATGCGGGCGATCCTGCGGGGTCTGGAGGGCGCCGGCCGCCCGCTGCCCGACCTGGTCGTCGCCGACCACGGCTGGGCGGGCTGCGCGGGCCAGCTCGGTGTGGACTCCGTCGGTTACGCGGACTCCAACGACCCCGCCCTCTTCCTCGGCGAGTCCGAGGGCACCCTCCAGGCCGTGGTGCCGCTCGACGACCATGTGGTCAGCCCGCGCCACTACGACCCGATGTCGGCGTATCTGCTGGCGCAGGCAGGACTGGAGGACGACTGA
- a CDS encoding TetR/AcrR family transcriptional regulator, which translates to MAGVKGQVQKRGVERRRAMVDAAITLFSQQGVRGTGVAAIAERAGVTPSALIHHFGSKDGLVQAVLEEADRRAPARLSATPDSGPTLDQAFAWLLKDVEHTAADERELTALHATLTAENLEPGTALHTWFRDRGRTLRAHLTALFTRAAADGSIRPDLRPGLLAAEVTAFLEGAHLIWLLDPEEVDLTAVCRGYFEGLTARLRP; encoded by the coding sequence ATGGCCGGAGTCAAGGGGCAGGTGCAGAAGCGGGGCGTGGAGCGCCGACGCGCGATGGTGGACGCGGCGATCACGCTCTTCTCGCAGCAGGGGGTACGGGGAACCGGCGTCGCCGCGATCGCGGAGCGGGCCGGTGTGACCCCCTCCGCCCTCATCCACCACTTCGGCAGCAAGGACGGCCTGGTCCAGGCGGTCCTGGAGGAGGCCGACCGCCGCGCGCCGGCCCGGCTGTCCGCGACCCCGGATTCGGGACCCACCCTCGACCAGGCCTTCGCGTGGCTGCTGAAGGACGTTGAGCACACGGCCGCCGACGAACGCGAACTGACCGCCCTGCACGCCACGTTGACGGCCGAGAACCTCGAACCGGGCACCGCCCTGCACACCTGGTTCCGCGACCGGGGCCGGACCCTGCGGGCCCATCTGACCGCTCTCTTCACCCGCGCCGCGGCCGACGGCTCGATCCGCCCGGACCTGAGACCGGGCCTCCTGGCCGCCGAGGTGACCGCCTTCCTCGAAGGCGCGCACCTCATCTGGCTCCTGGACCCCGAAGAGGTGGACCTGACCGCCGTGTGCCGCGGCTACTTCGAGGGCCTGACCGCCCGACTCCGCCCGTGA
- a CDS encoding sodium:solute symporter — MAVDYTVIVVYLAAMLAMGWWGMRRARSKSEFLVAGRRLGPTMYSGTMAAIVLGGASTIGGVGLGYRYGLSGAWMVFTIGLGLLALSVFFSARIARLKVYTVSEMLDLRYGGRSGVISGVVMWAYTLMLAVTSTIAYATIFDVLFDMNRTLAIVLGGSIVVAYSTLGGMWSITLTDMVQFVVKTIGVLLLLLPIAVVKAGGFSEMRDELPTSYFDPLGIGGETIFTYVLIYTFGMLIGQDIWQRVFTARGDRTAKWGGTVAGTYCLAYALAGAVIGTAAKVLFPNLANADDAFATIVKEELPIGVRGLVLAAALAAVMSTSSGALIACATVANNDIWSRLRGAVGRSAGDDHDEVRGNRILILVMGVAVICTAIALDNVVEALTVAYNLLVGGLLVPILGGLLWKRGTAQGALAGVAVGGLAVIVLMATHGILANEPVYYGLLLSLAAYLIVSLATPPTDAAVLAAWRERLAGRSPEPVSEPAPAHQ, encoded by the coding sequence ATGGCCGTCGACTACACCGTCATCGTCGTCTATCTGGCCGCAATGCTGGCCATGGGCTGGTGGGGCATGCGCCGCGCCAGGTCGAAGAGCGAGTTCCTGGTCGCCGGGCGCCGCCTCGGCCCGACGATGTACTCCGGCACCATGGCGGCCATCGTCCTCGGCGGCGCCTCGACCATCGGCGGGGTGGGGCTCGGCTACCGGTACGGCCTCTCCGGCGCCTGGATGGTCTTCACCATCGGCCTGGGCCTGCTCGCCCTCTCCGTGTTCTTCTCCGCCCGCATCGCCCGGCTGAAGGTCTACACCGTCTCCGAGATGCTCGACCTGCGCTACGGCGGCCGGTCGGGCGTCATCTCCGGCGTCGTCATGTGGGCGTACACGCTGATGCTCGCGGTCACCTCGACCATCGCCTACGCCACGATCTTCGACGTCCTGTTCGACATGAACCGCACGCTCGCGATCGTCCTCGGCGGCTCCATCGTCGTCGCGTACTCCACGCTCGGCGGCATGTGGTCGATCACGCTGACGGACATGGTCCAGTTCGTGGTGAAGACCATCGGCGTGCTGCTTCTGCTCCTGCCGATCGCCGTCGTCAAGGCCGGCGGGTTCAGTGAGATGAGGGACGAACTCCCCACCTCGTACTTCGATCCGCTGGGCATCGGCGGCGAGACGATCTTCACCTATGTGCTGATCTACACCTTCGGCATGCTCATCGGGCAGGACATCTGGCAGCGCGTCTTCACCGCCCGCGGCGACCGCACGGCCAAGTGGGGCGGCACGGTCGCGGGCACCTACTGCCTCGCCTACGCCCTCGCCGGCGCCGTCATCGGTACGGCGGCCAAGGTGCTCTTCCCGAACCTGGCCAACGCCGACGACGCCTTCGCGACCATCGTGAAGGAGGAACTCCCCATCGGCGTAAGGGGGTTGGTGCTCGCCGCCGCCCTGGCCGCCGTGATGTCGACCTCCTCGGGCGCGCTCATCGCCTGCGCGACCGTCGCCAACAACGACATCTGGTCCCGGCTGCGGGGAGCGGTCGGCCGGTCCGCCGGTGACGACCACGACGAGGTCCGGGGCAACCGGATCCTCATCCTGGTCATGGGGGTCGCGGTGATCTGTACGGCGATCGCGCTCGACAACGTCGTCGAGGCGCTGACCGTCGCGTACAACCTCCTCGTCGGCGGCCTCCTCGTGCCCATCCTCGGCGGACTGCTGTGGAAGCGGGGCACCGCGCAGGGCGCGCTCGCCGGCGTCGCGGTCGGCGGCCTCGCGGTGATCGTCCTGATGGCCACGCACGGGATCCTCGCCAACGAGCCCGTCTACTACGGCCTGCTGCTGTCGCTCGCCGCGTATCTGATCGTCTCCCTCGCCACCCCGCCCACCGACGCGGCCGTCCTCGCCGCCTGGCGGGAGCGGCTGGCCGGGCGGTCACCCGAACCCGTGTCCGAGCCGGCGCCGGCGCACCAGTAG
- a CDS encoding PucR family transcriptional regulator has protein sequence MEGTHTMPDPAAPPAPAVPPTPPVLLSALLAVDGLGLRQIAGPEDAGTAVHWAHTSEMSDPYPYLLGGELLLTAGVHIPEAAGSGTYFDDYVSRIVAAGGAALGFGVAPVHDSVPRALVASCDSYGLPLIEVPPRTTFSGVARAVWQLMARARHAELRRVTEAQQALAAAASRPDPARAVLRRLAQRVRGRAVLYGPEGTELASAGRETATTVTQALAALATRVRPSRGAGNCANGPDEPAPANAPKPPTPSPRTPTPTSATDTVNGTHLAAYTLGTSHGFTLGVATPHRTPGDHTITSVAAVLLSLLTDERQSGTGAARASALVQLLLGAEPQEVASLLGRATHWRVVHARPSDGDPHPGSLTIAALGTALGSTLVDACGETVRVLLPADREVTEQPGWTCGVSAPAEPHAWPAADVQAARALARARATRTALVRHGSRTTLAQLVPEDDATAHAHALLAPLTTAPGAAALTETLRTWLSLHGSWDRTAVALAVHRNTVRQRIGRCAALLGADLDDPDVRMELWFALRRD, from the coding sequence ATGGAAGGAACGCACACCATGCCGGACCCGGCCGCTCCACCCGCCCCGGCGGTCCCTCCCACCCCACCCGTCCTCCTCTCGGCACTGCTGGCCGTGGACGGCCTCGGCCTGCGGCAGATCGCCGGGCCCGAGGACGCGGGGACGGCGGTCCACTGGGCGCACACCTCGGAGATGTCGGACCCGTATCCGTATCTGCTCGGCGGCGAGCTGCTGCTGACGGCCGGCGTCCACATCCCGGAGGCGGCCGGTTCGGGCACCTACTTCGACGACTACGTCTCCCGGATCGTCGCGGCGGGCGGCGCGGCCCTCGGCTTCGGCGTCGCCCCCGTCCACGACAGTGTCCCGAGGGCCCTGGTCGCGTCCTGCGACTCCTACGGCCTGCCCCTGATCGAGGTCCCGCCCCGCACCACGTTCTCGGGCGTCGCCCGCGCGGTCTGGCAGCTGATGGCCCGCGCCCGCCACGCCGAACTCCGCCGCGTCACCGAGGCCCAGCAGGCCCTCGCCGCAGCCGCCTCCCGCCCGGACCCGGCCCGCGCGGTCCTCCGCCGGCTCGCCCAGCGGGTGAGGGGCCGAGCGGTCCTGTACGGCCCGGAGGGCACGGAACTGGCATCGGCGGGCCGGGAGACGGCAACAACGGTCACACAAGCATTGGCGGCCCTTGCAACCAGGGTCCGCCCTTCAAGGGGCGCGGGGAACTGCGCGAACGGCCCCGACGAACCCGCACCCGCCAACGCACCGAAACCCCCCACCCCCTCCCCGCGCACCCCCACCCCCACCTCCGCGACCGACACAGTCAACGGCACCCACCTCGCCGCCTACACACTGGGCACCTCCCACGGCTTCACCCTCGGCGTAGCCACCCCCCACCGCACCCCCGGTGACCACACGATCACCTCCGTAGCCGCCGTCCTCCTCTCCCTCCTCACCGACGAACGCCAGAGCGGCACGGGCGCGGCCCGCGCATCGGCGTTGGTGCAGCTCCTACTCGGCGCGGAGCCGCAGGAGGTCGCTTCTCTCCTGGGCAGGGCCACCCACTGGCGGGTCGTCCACGCCCGGCCCTCCGACGGCGACCCTCACCCCGGCTCGTTGACCATCGCCGCCCTCGGAACCGCCTTGGGCTCAACCCTGGTGGACGCCTGCGGCGAAACCGTCCGCGTCCTCCTCCCCGCCGACCGCGAGGTCACCGAGCAGCCCGGCTGGACCTGCGGCGTGAGCGCCCCCGCCGAACCGCACGCCTGGCCCGCCGCCGACGTCCAGGCCGCCCGCGCGCTGGCACGGGCCAGGGCGACCCGTACCGCACTGGTCCGGCACGGGTCCCGTACGACACTCGCCCAGTTGGTGCCGGAGGACGACGCGACCGCCCACGCGCACGCCCTGCTGGCCCCGCTGACCACCGCCCCCGGCGCCGCCGCGCTCACCGAGACCCTGCGCACCTGGCTGTCCCTGCACGGCAGTTGGGACCGTACGGCGGTCGCGCTGGCCGTGCACCGCAACACGGTCCGCCAACGGATCGGCCGCTGCGCCGCGTTGCTCGGCGCGGACCTCGACGACCCGGACGTACGGATGGAGTTGTGGTTCGCGCTGCGGCGGGACTGA
- a CDS encoding thiamine pyrophosphate-binding protein, which produces MTHDHDLVLRPTAAQTEAALNPPPGRNGGDLVVETLAGLGATTVFGLPGQHALGMFDALRRSDLRYIGLRVENNAGFAADAYGRITGEAAPLLLSTGPGALTSLAALQEAAAASAPVLAISSQIPTAGLGGGRHGYLHELPDQAASFRGVVKSVHTVRTQSQIPSAIEAAWKSALSAPHGPVWVEIPQDVLLAETLIPVVTGGDAFPEELPPRPELTALAAHLLSGAARPAIIAGGGVVRADASRKLRQLAETLRAPVVTTPGGKGAFPWTHPLSLQSWIEDRHTTDFLEDADVLLVVGSGLGELSSNYHTFKPRGRVIQIEADLGKLESNHPALGIHADARLALQALLETVSERPDTGAAERVREVLAKVADRIAAQELTLEQELLASIRKALPADSPSFWDMTILAYWAWSAFDAKGPNHMHSAQGAGGLGYGFPAALGAAAADPTRPVLAVSGDGGALYSIAELATARQYDLNVTWLIVDDGGYGILREYMTDAFGEATATELTRPDYVALAESFGVPGTRTTPETLAEDLTRSLATPGPSVLVLPAVLRMFAATHLEGQGPSDGS; this is translated from the coding sequence GTGACCCACGACCACGACCTGGTACTCCGCCCGACGGCCGCCCAGACGGAGGCGGCGCTGAACCCTCCCCCCGGCCGCAACGGCGGAGACCTGGTCGTCGAGACCCTGGCCGGGCTCGGCGCGACGACCGTCTTCGGGCTCCCCGGCCAGCACGCGCTGGGCATGTTCGACGCGCTGCGCCGCTCCGACCTGCGGTACATCGGGCTCCGGGTGGAGAACAACGCGGGGTTCGCGGCGGACGCGTACGGCCGGATCACGGGCGAGGCGGCCCCGCTGCTGCTCTCCACCGGCCCGGGGGCGCTGACCTCCCTGGCCGCGCTCCAGGAGGCGGCGGCGGCCTCGGCCCCCGTCCTCGCCATCAGCAGCCAGATCCCGACGGCGGGCCTCGGCGGGGGCCGGCACGGCTACCTCCATGAACTCCCGGACCAGGCGGCCTCGTTCCGGGGTGTCGTGAAGTCCGTCCACACCGTCCGTACGCAGTCCCAGATCCCGTCCGCGATCGAGGCGGCCTGGAAGTCGGCGCTGTCGGCCCCGCACGGCCCCGTGTGGGTGGAGATCCCGCAGGACGTGCTGCTCGCCGAGACCCTGATCCCGGTGGTGACCGGCGGCGACGCCTTCCCCGAGGAACTGCCCCCGCGCCCCGAACTGACGGCGCTGGCCGCCCACTTGCTGTCCGGCGCCGCGCGCCCGGCGATCATCGCGGGCGGGGGAGTCGTCCGCGCGGACGCGTCCCGGAAGCTGCGGCAGCTGGCGGAGACGCTCCGGGCGCCGGTGGTCACCACGCCCGGCGGCAAGGGCGCGTTCCCCTGGACGCACCCGCTGTCGCTCCAGTCCTGGATCGAGGACCGGCACACCACGGACTTCCTGGAGGACGCGGACGTCCTGCTGGTCGTCGGCTCCGGACTCGGTGAACTCTCCTCGAACTACCACACGTTCAAGCCGCGCGGCCGGGTGATCCAGATCGAGGCGGACCTCGGCAAACTGGAGTCCAACCACCCGGCGCTCGGCATCCACGCGGACGCCCGGCTCGCTCTCCAGGCGCTGCTGGAGACGGTGTCGGAGCGCCCGGACACCGGGGCCGCCGAGCGCGTCCGCGAGGTCCTGGCGAAGGTCGCCGACCGGATCGCCGCCCAGGAACTCACCCTGGAACAGGAGCTGTTGGCGTCCATCCGCAAGGCCCTGCCCGCCGACTCCCCGTCCTTCTGGGACATGACGATCCTCGCCTACTGGGCCTGGTCGGCCTTCGACGCCAAGGGCCCCAACCACATGCACTCCGCCCAGGGCGCCGGCGGCCTCGGCTACGGCTTCCCCGCGGCCCTCGGCGCCGCGGCGGCCGACCCCACCCGCCCGGTCCTGGCGGTCTCCGGCGACGGCGGCGCGCTCTACTCCATCGCCGAACTCGCCACGGCCCGCCAGTACGACCTGAACGTCACCTGGCTCATCGTCGACGACGGCGGCTACGGCATCCTCCGCGAGTACATGACCGACGCGTTCGGCGAGGCGACCGCCACGGAACTGACCCGGCCGGACTATGTGGCCCTGGCGGAGTCGTTCGGCGTCCCGGGCACCCGCACCACCCCCGAGACCCTCGCCGAGGACCTCACCAGGTCCCTTGCCACGCCCGGCCCTTCGGTGCTCGTGCTGCCGGCGGTGCTGCGGATGTTCGCTGCGACGCATCTGGAGGGCCAGGGCCCTTCCGATGGATCCTAG
- the speB gene encoding agmatinase codes for MSGTETPRGPVDSPRGPVDSPRGPVDSSRIPRYAGPATYARLPRLDEVGRADIAVVGVPFDSGVSYRPGARFGGNAIREASRLLRPYNPAQDASPFALAQVADAGDIAANPFDIHEAVETVEAAADELLGTGARLMTLGGDHTIALPLLRSVAKKHGPVALLHFDAHLDTWDTYFGAEYTHGTPFRRAVEEGILDTEALSHVGTRGPLYGKQDLTDDEKMGFGIVTSADIYRRGADEVADQLRQRIGDRPLYISIDIDCLDPAHAPGTGTPEAGGMTSRELLEILRGLASRNLVSADVVEVAPAYDHAEITAVAASHTAYELTTIMSRQIAQEKITQAEITQAEKDKAAQ; via the coding sequence ATGAGCGGCACCGAGACGCCCCGAGGCCCCGTCGACTCTCCCCGCGGCCCGGTCGATTCGCCCCGTGGCCCCGTCGACTCCTCCCGGATCCCGCGCTACGCCGGTCCCGCGACCTACGCCCGGCTGCCGCGTCTCGACGAGGTGGGCCGCGCGGACATCGCGGTCGTGGGTGTGCCGTTCGACTCGGGTGTCTCCTACCGGCCGGGCGCCCGCTTCGGCGGCAACGCGATCCGTGAGGCGTCCCGGCTGCTGCGCCCCTACAACCCGGCCCAGGACGCCTCCCCGTTCGCCCTCGCCCAGGTCGCGGACGCCGGTGACATCGCCGCCAACCCGTTCGACATCCACGAGGCGGTGGAGACGGTCGAGGCGGCGGCGGACGAGCTGCTCGGCACGGGCGCCCGGCTGATGACCCTCGGCGGCGACCACACCATCGCGCTGCCGCTGCTGCGCTCGGTCGCCAAGAAGCACGGCCCGGTCGCCCTCCTCCACTTCGACGCCCATCTCGACACCTGGGACACGTACTTCGGCGCCGAGTACACGCACGGCACCCCGTTCCGGCGGGCCGTGGAGGAAGGCATCCTGGACACGGAGGCGCTGTCCCACGTGGGCACGCGCGGGCCCCTGTACGGCAAGCAGGACCTCACCGACGACGAGAAGATGGGCTTCGGCATCGTCACCTCCGCCGACATCTACCGGCGGGGCGCGGACGAGGTCGCCGACCAGCTGCGCCAGCGCATCGGCGACCGCCCGCTGTACATCTCCATCGACATCGACTGCCTCGACCCGGCCCACGCGCCGGGCACGGGGACGCCGGAGGCCGGTGGTATGACCTCCCGCGAACTGCTGGAGATCCTGCGCGGCCTCGCCTCCCGCAACCTGGTCTCCGCCGACGTCGTCGAGGTGGCGCCCGCGTACGATCACGCCGAGATCACCGCCGTGGCCGCCTCGCACACGGCGTACGAACTGACCACGATCATGTCCCGCCAGATCGCGCAGGAAAAGATCACGCAGGCAGAGATCACGCAGGCGGAGAAGGACAAGGCAGCGCAGTGA
- a CDS encoding alpha/beta fold hydrolase, with product MNEDLVSRERIVAVDGVELWAEEFGGPGHPVVLLVMGARAQGVQWNDGIVRRLVEGGRRVIRYDHRDTGRSSVVDFAVRPYTVADLASDALAVLDAFGVERAHLVGASLGGIIAQRVAVTDPLRVLTLTSLSSQPLGTDTAALVRRALEGAPPGPGELPPPSAELLAALAATLPDPGAGLEGHLALRLPLWRVLHGSVLPFDEEEYRAMERRVYERARDLTAGFNHTLAGAAGGDDTAALASVTAPTLVLHGTEDPMFPPAHGEATAARIPGARLVMIEGLGHTLPTALDARLAEEILRHTGDREDAV from the coding sequence GTGAACGAAGACCTGGTGAGCCGTGAGCGGATCGTCGCCGTGGACGGCGTCGAGCTGTGGGCCGAGGAGTTCGGCGGCCCCGGGCATCCGGTCGTGCTGCTGGTGATGGGTGCGCGGGCGCAGGGCGTGCAGTGGAACGACGGGATCGTGCGGCGGCTGGTCGAGGGCGGGCGGCGGGTGATCCGTTACGACCACCGGGACACCGGGCGGTCCTCCGTCGTCGACTTCGCCGTACGTCCGTACACCGTCGCCGACCTGGCCTCGGACGCGCTGGCCGTGCTGGACGCGTTCGGGGTGGAGCGGGCGCATCTCGTGGGCGCGTCGCTGGGCGGGATCATCGCGCAGCGCGTCGCCGTCACCGATCCGCTACGGGTGCTGACCCTGACGAGCCTGTCGTCCCAGCCGCTGGGCACGGACACGGCGGCGCTGGTGCGGCGGGCGCTGGAGGGGGCGCCCCCGGGGCCGGGTGAACTGCCGCCGCCCAGCGCCGAGTTGCTGGCCGCGCTCGCCGCCACCCTCCCCGATCCCGGGGCCGGGCTGGAGGGCCACCTCGCGCTCCGGCTGCCGCTGTGGCGGGTGCTGCACGGCTCGGTGCTGCCGTTCGACGAGGAGGAGTACCGGGCCATGGAGCGCCGGGTGTACGAGCGGGCGCGCGACCTGACCGCCGGGTTCAACCACACACTCGCCGGGGCGGCCGGCGGGGACGACACGGCGGCCCTGGCCTCCGTCACCGCGCCGACGCTGGTGCTGCACGGGACCGAGGACCCGATGTTCCCGCCCGCACACGGAGAGGCCACCGCCGCCAGGATCCCCGGAGCCCGGCTCGTCATGATCGAAGGGCTGGGCCACACCCTGCCGACGGCGCTGGACGCCCGCTTGGCCGAGGAGATCCTGCGGCACACGGGCGACCGGGAGGACGCTGTTTGA